The proteins below are encoded in one region of Mycobacterium shinjukuense:
- a CDS encoding class I SAM-dependent RNA methyltransferase, whose amino-acid sequence MTPTSERAELTLVAGAPANGGSCVAHHDGRVVFVRYALPGERVRVRVTADRGSYWHAEAIDVLDASPHRIESLCPIAGVGGAGCCDLAFADPEAARALKGRVVANQLQRLGGHTWRGEAQPLSDAGLGWRTRVRLDVGAAGRVGFHRYHSDELVTDLRCGQLPAGMLAGLAAADWPPGARLHVAVDDDGRRHVVCGVRRGKRAATTVVEGNYHAVQRVGRRTWRVPVTAFWQAHRDAAAAYSGLVADWAAPAVGMTAWDLYGGAGVLAAVLGEAVGESGRVLSVDTARAASGAARVALADLPQVDIVTDSVRRVLAAQRAGAQVAVLDPPRSGAGREVIDLLASAGVPRVVHIGCEAASFARDIGLYLGHGYAVEKIKVFDAFPLTHHVECVALLTR is encoded by the coding sequence TTGACCCCCACATCCGAGCGCGCGGAGTTGACGTTGGTCGCCGGTGCCCCCGCGAATGGCGGCAGCTGCGTGGCGCACCATGACGGCCGGGTGGTCTTCGTGCGCTATGCGTTGCCCGGCGAACGGGTGCGGGTGCGGGTCACCGCGGACCGCGGCTCCTACTGGCACGCGGAGGCCATCGACGTGCTCGACGCGTCCCCCCACCGGATCGAGTCGCTGTGCCCGATCGCCGGGGTGGGTGGCGCCGGGTGTTGCGATCTGGCGTTCGCCGACCCGGAGGCGGCCCGGGCGCTCAAGGGCCGGGTGGTGGCCAATCAGCTGCAACGGCTCGGTGGCCACACCTGGCGGGGCGAGGCCCAGCCATTGTCGGATGCCGGCCTGGGTTGGCGCACCCGGGTCCGGCTCGACGTGGGGGCTGCGGGCCGTGTGGGCTTTCACCGCTACCACAGCGACGAGCTGGTGACCGACCTGCGCTGTGGGCAGTTGCCCGCCGGCATGCTGGCTGGCCTGGCAGCGGCCGACTGGCCGCCGGGCGCACGGCTTCACGTGGCCGTCGACGACGACGGCCGGCGCCACGTGGTGTGCGGCGTGCGGCGCGGCAAACGGGCCGCGACCACGGTCGTGGAGGGTAACTATCACGCGGTCCAGCGGGTGGGCCGGCGCACCTGGCGGGTGCCGGTCACCGCGTTCTGGCAGGCGCACCGCGACGCGGCGGCGGCCTACAGCGGCCTGGTCGCCGACTGGGCAGCGCCGGCGGTCGGCATGACCGCCTGGGATCTGTACGGCGGTGCCGGCGTTTTGGCCGCGGTGCTGGGGGAGGCGGTCGGGGAGTCCGGTCGGGTGCTGAGCGTCGACACCGCGCGCGCGGCCTCCGGGGCCGCGCGCGTTGCGCTGGCCGATCTGCCGCAGGTCGACATCGTCACCGATTCGGTGCGACGGGTGCTGGCGGCGCAACGAGCCGGGGCGCAGGTGGCGGTGCTGGATCCGCCGCGGTCGGGCGCCGGGCGCGAGGTCATCGACTTGCTGGCATCCGCGGGGGTGCCGCGGGTGGTGCACATCGGTTGTGAAGCAGCGTCTTTCGCCCGCGATATCGGCCTCTACCTCGGGCATGGTTACGCCGTCGAAAAGATCAAGGTGTTCGACGCGTTCCCGCTGACTCATCACGTGGAGTGCGTTGCGTTGTTGACGCGTTAG
- a CDS encoding APC family permease gives MSKFSTAARRLLIGRPFRSDRLSHTLLPKRIALPVFASDAMSSVAYAPEEIFLVLSVAGLAAYSMAPLIGLAVAAVLLVVVSSYRQNVHAYPSGGGDYEVVTTNLGDTAGLVVASALMVDYVLTVAVSIASAMSNIGSVVPFVYEHKVLCAVGAIVLITAMNLRGVRESGVAFAIPTYAFIAGIGIMLGWGLFRIVVLGNPLRAESAGFEMHAEHGKVVGFALAFLVARSFSSGCAALTGVEAISNGVPAFQKPKSRNAATTLLMLGIIAVSMFMGMIVLAVQTGAQVVDDPDTQLTGAPPGYQQKTLVAQLAQAVFGGFHVGVMLIAGVTALILVLAANTAFNGFPVLGSVLAQHSYLPRQLHTRGDRLAFSNGILFLSASAVAAVVAFRAELTALIQLYIVGVFISFTLSQIGMVRHWTRLLRTETDPSVRRRMIRSRVVNTVGFIATGAVLLVVMITKFVVGAWIAVVTMAGLFMLMKLIRRHYEGVTRELQEQAAAHGDEVVLPSRNHALVLVSKLHLPTLRALAYARATRPDVLEAVTVSVDDAETRELVHQWEESDISVPLKVIASPYREITRPVLDYVKRVSKESARTVVTVFIPEYVVGRWWEQLLHNQSALRLKGRLLFMPGVMVTSVPWQLNSSERVKTLEPRAAPGDTRRGIFD, from the coding sequence GTGTCCAAATTTTCCACCGCGGCGCGCCGGCTGCTGATCGGTCGGCCGTTTCGCAGCGATCGGCTCAGTCACACGCTGTTGCCCAAGCGGATCGCGTTGCCAGTTTTCGCCTCCGATGCGATGTCCTCGGTCGCCTACGCGCCCGAGGAGATCTTCCTGGTGCTGTCGGTGGCCGGCCTGGCGGCCTACTCCATGGCGCCGCTGATCGGGCTGGCGGTTGCCGCGGTGCTGCTCGTCGTGGTGTCCAGCTACCGGCAAAACGTCCATGCCTACCCCTCGGGCGGTGGTGACTACGAGGTCGTCACCACCAACCTGGGCGACACCGCCGGGCTGGTCGTGGCCAGTGCCCTGATGGTGGATTACGTTCTCACCGTCGCGGTTTCGATCGCCTCGGCGATGTCGAACATCGGTTCTGTGGTCCCGTTCGTCTACGAGCACAAAGTGTTGTGTGCGGTCGGCGCGATCGTGCTGATCACGGCGATGAACCTGCGTGGGGTTCGGGAATCCGGGGTGGCGTTCGCCATCCCGACCTACGCGTTCATCGCCGGAATTGGCATTATGCTCGGGTGGGGGTTGTTCCGGATCGTCGTGTTGGGAAATCCGTTGCGGGCCGAGTCCGCGGGTTTCGAGATGCACGCCGAACACGGCAAGGTGGTCGGTTTTGCGCTGGCGTTCCTGGTGGCACGCTCGTTCTCCTCGGGGTGCGCGGCCCTGACCGGTGTCGAGGCGATCAGCAACGGGGTGCCGGCGTTTCAGAAGCCCAAATCGCGTAACGCGGCAACCACGCTGCTGATGCTGGGCATCATCGCGGTGAGCATGTTCATGGGCATGATCGTGCTGGCCGTGCAGACCGGGGCCCAAGTCGTCGACGATCCCGACACCCAGCTAACCGGCGCCCCGCCGGGTTATCAGCAAAAAACCTTGGTCGCCCAGCTGGCGCAGGCCGTGTTCGGCGGCTTTCACGTTGGTGTCATGCTGATCGCCGGGGTGACCGCGCTGATCCTGGTGTTGGCCGCCAACACGGCATTCAACGGCTTCCCGGTGCTCGGCTCGGTCTTGGCGCAGCACAGCTACCTGCCCCGCCAACTGCACACCCGCGGGGACCGGCTGGCGTTCTCCAATGGGATCCTGTTCCTCTCGGCGTCGGCGGTCGCGGCGGTCGTCGCGTTCCGGGCCGAGCTCACCGCGTTGATCCAGCTCTACATCGTCGGGGTGTTCATCTCGTTCACGCTCAGCCAGATCGGCATGGTGCGGCACTGGACCAGGCTGCTGCGCACCGAGACCGATCCGTCGGTGCGGCGCAGGATGATCCGTTCGCGGGTGGTCAACACGGTCGGCTTCATCGCCACCGGCGCGGTGTTGTTGGTGGTGATGATTACCAAGTTTGTGGTGGGCGCGTGGATCGCGGTGGTCACCATGGCCGGGCTGTTCATGCTGATGAAGCTGATCCGCCGGCACTACGAGGGGGTCACCCGGGAATTGCAGGAACAGGCCGCTGCGCACGGGGATGAGGTGGTGCTGCCCAGCCGCAATCACGCCTTGGTGCTGGTGTCGAAGCTGCATCTGCCCACGCTGCGCGCCCTGGCCTATGCGCGGGCTACCCGACCGGACGTGTTGGAGGCCGTCACCGTCAGCGTCGACGACGCGGAAACCCGTGAGCTGGTGCACCAATGGGAGGAAAGCGATATCAGCGTGCCGCTCAAAGTCATCGCGTCGCCCTACCGTGAGATCACCCGACCCGTACTGGATTACGTCAAACGGGTCAGCAAGGAATCCGCGCGCACCGTGGTCACGGTGTTCATCCCGGAGTACGTGGTGGGACGCTGGTGGGAGCAGCTGCTGCACAACCAGAGCGCGTTGCGACTCAAGGGTCGGTTGCTGTTCATGCCCGGGGTGATGGTGACTTCGGTTCCCTGGCAACTGAATTCGTCGGAGCGGGTGAAGACGCTGGAGCCGCGTGCCGCCCCGGGGGACACCAGGCGAGGCATCTTCGATTGA
- a CDS encoding potassium channel family protein yields the protein MRVVVMGCGRVGSSVADGLSRIGHDVAIIDRDSAAFNRLSPEFAGERVLGMGFDRDVLLRAGIEQADAFAAVSSGDNSNIISARLARETFGVKRVVARIYDAKRAEVYERLGIPTIATVPWTTDRLLNALLKETETAKWRDPTGTVAVCEVVLHEDWVGHRVTALEQATGARVAFLIRFGTGVLPEPKTVLQAGDQVYVAAISGRAAEAVAIAALPPSEDFEPAGRR from the coding sequence GTGCGAGTGGTGGTGATGGGGTGCGGCCGGGTGGGATCGTCGGTGGCGGACGGGCTGTCCCGGATCGGCCACGATGTCGCGATCATCGACCGCGACAGCGCCGCCTTCAATCGGCTCAGCCCGGAGTTCGCCGGCGAGCGGGTGCTGGGCATGGGATTCGACCGAGATGTGCTGTTGCGCGCGGGCATCGAGCAGGCCGACGCGTTCGCCGCGGTGTCGTCCGGGGACAACTCCAACATCATCTCGGCACGGTTGGCGCGGGAAACCTTTGGCGTCAAGCGCGTCGTCGCACGCATCTACGACGCCAAGCGCGCCGAGGTCTACGAACGCCTGGGCATCCCCACCATCGCCACCGTGCCCTGGACCACCGATCGCCTGCTCAACGCGCTGCTCAAGGAGACCGAGACCGCCAAGTGGCGTGATCCCACCGGCACCGTCGCCGTCTGCGAGGTCGTGCTGCACGAGGACTGGGTCGGACACCGGGTCACCGCTTTGGAGCAGGCCACCGGGGCCCGGGTGGCGTTCCTGATCCGATTCGGAACCGGTGTGTTGCCGGAACCGAAGACCGTCCTGCAGGCCGGTGATCAGGTCTACGTGGCCGCCATCTCCGGCCGGGCCGCCGAGGCGGTGGCCATCGCCGCCCTGCCCCCCAGTGAGGACTTCGAGCCGGCGGGTCGCCGATGA
- a CDS encoding potassium channel family protein: MKVAVAGAGAVGRSVTRELVENGHDVTLIERNPDHLDPDAIPAAHWRLGDACELSLLESLHLEGFDVVVAATGDDKANVVLSLLAKTEFAVPRVVARVNDPRNEWLFTDAWGVDVAVSTPRMLASLIEEAVAVGDLVRLMEFRRGQANLVEITLPDDTPWGGKPVRKLALPRDAALVTILRGPRVIVPESDEPLEGGDELLFVAVAEVEEELRRLLLPA; the protein is encoded by the coding sequence ATGAAGGTAGCTGTGGCCGGGGCCGGCGCAGTGGGCCGGTCGGTCACCCGTGAGCTCGTGGAGAACGGGCATGACGTCACCCTGATCGAGCGCAATCCCGACCACCTCGACCCCGACGCCATCCCGGCCGCGCATTGGCGGCTGGGGGACGCCTGCGAGCTGAGCCTGCTGGAGTCGTTACACCTCGAGGGGTTCGACGTGGTGGTCGCCGCCACCGGTGACGACAAGGCCAACGTGGTGCTCAGCCTGCTGGCCAAGACCGAATTCGCGGTGCCGCGGGTGGTGGCGCGGGTCAACGATCCGCGCAACGAGTGGCTGTTCACCGATGCGTGGGGAGTGGACGTGGCGGTGTCCACGCCGCGCATGCTGGCGTCGTTGATCGAGGAGGCGGTCGCCGTCGGCGATCTGGTGCGACTGATGGAGTTCCGCAGGGGTCAGGCCAACCTGGTCGAGATCACCCTGCCCGACGACACGCCCTGGGGTGGCAAACCGGTGCGCAAGCTAGCGCTGCCGCGCGATGCCGCGCTGGTGACCATCCTGCGCGGTCCACGGGTCATCGTGCCCGAATCCGACGAGCCGCTGGAAGGCGGCGACGAACTGCTTTTCGTGGCGGTCGCCGAGGTGGAGGAGGAGCTGCGCCGGTTGCTGCTGCCCGCGTAG
- a CDS encoding DUF3159 domain-containing protein — translation MSGPPGATDTGGRARRGPGNARRVSPERLLAQVGGVGGLVYSSLPVVTFVVASGIAGLLPAIGFALAMAASVLLWRLLRRDSVHPAVAGFFGVAVCALVAYIVGESKGYFLLGIWMSLVWAVVFALSILIRRPVVGVLWTWASGRDRGWRAVPRAVYAFDIATLAWTLLFSARFVVQRLLYDADQTGWLGVARIGMGWPLTALAALATYAAIKSAQRAVAEHAAAEVDPATRAAATGAAPPPPRRPPRKAVRRRLPAARRIRAR, via the coding sequence GTGAGCGGCCCCCCGGGGGCGACGGACACCGGCGGGCGAGCCCGCCGCGGTCCCGGCAACGCTCGACGAGTCAGCCCCGAGCGGTTGCTGGCGCAGGTGGGTGGGGTTGGTGGCCTGGTCTACTCGTCGCTGCCGGTGGTGACCTTCGTTGTCGCCTCCGGGATCGCGGGATTGCTGCCCGCGATCGGATTTGCGCTGGCCATGGCCGCGTCGGTGTTGCTGTGGCGGCTGCTGCGACGCGACTCGGTGCATCCGGCGGTGGCCGGATTCTTCGGGGTGGCCGTGTGCGCGCTGGTGGCCTACATCGTGGGGGAGTCGAAAGGCTACTTCCTGCTGGGCATCTGGATGTCGTTGGTGTGGGCGGTGGTCTTCGCGCTGTCCATCCTGATTCGCCGGCCGGTCGTCGGGGTCCTGTGGACCTGGGCGAGCGGGCGTGATCGCGGGTGGCGCGCCGTGCCGCGGGCGGTGTACGCGTTCGACATCGCCACCCTTGCTTGGACGCTGCTGTTCAGCGCCCGGTTCGTGGTCCAACGGCTGCTGTATGACGCGGATCAAACCGGCTGGCTGGGGGTGGCGCGGATCGGGATGGGCTGGCCGCTCACCGCGCTGGCCGCCCTGGCTACCTACGCGGCGATCAAGTCCGCTCAGCGCGCCGTCGCGGAACACGCCGCGGCCGAGGTCGACCCGGCTACGCGGGCAGCAGCAACCGGCGCAGCTCCTCCTCCACCTCGGCGACCGCCACGAAAAGCAGTTCGTCGCCGCCTTCCAGCGGCTCGTCGGATTCGGGCACGATGA
- a CDS encoding OB-fold nucleic acid binding domain-containing protein has translation MGAQGYLRRLTRRLTEDPEQRDAEELSDEVVNTGAQRAIDCQRGQEVTMIGTLRSVETNGKGCSGGVRAELFDGSDTVTLVWLGQRRIPGIDSGRTLRVRGRLGKLDNGAKAIYNPHYEIQR, from the coding sequence ATGGGGGCCCAGGGCTATCTGCGCCGGCTCACCCGTCGGTTGACGGAGGACCCGGAGCAACGCGACGCCGAGGAGTTGTCCGACGAAGTCGTGAACACCGGCGCCCAGCGTGCCATCGACTGCCAGCGCGGCCAGGAGGTCACCATGATCGGCACCCTGCGCAGCGTGGAAACTAACGGCAAGGGTTGTTCCGGCGGTGTGCGCGCCGAACTGTTCGACGGCAGTGACACGGTCACGCTGGTGTGGCTGGGCCAACGCCGGATACCGGGCATCGACTCGGGTCGTACGCTGCGGGTCCGGGGCCGGCTCGGCAAGCTGGACAACGGGGCCAAGGCCATCTACAACCCGCACTACGAAATTCAGCGGTGA
- a CDS encoding DUF3710 domain-containing protein yields the protein MVAFGRRTRNKDAASAKDQAAPEQAAEEAPEQAEELQGPFDIEDFDDPADAELARLDLGSVLIPMPAGGQVQVELTETGVPSAVWVVTANGRFTIAAYAAPKTTGLWREVAGELAESLRKDSAQVSIKDGPWGREVIGVASGVVRFIGVDGYRWMVRCVANGPQETIDALTEEAREALADTVVRRGDTPLPVRTPLPVQLPEPMVQQLREAAAGRQAEVQRQANEPAARRGAQGSAMQQLRSTTGG from the coding sequence ATGGTGGCATTCGGCAGGCGTACCCGCAATAAAGACGCCGCGTCCGCGAAGGACCAGGCGGCCCCGGAACAGGCCGCCGAGGAAGCCCCGGAACAAGCCGAGGAGCTGCAGGGCCCGTTCGACATCGAGGACTTTGACGATCCCGCGGACGCCGAACTGGCGCGACTCGACCTGGGCTCGGTGTTGATCCCGATGCCGGCGGGGGGCCAGGTGCAGGTCGAGTTGACCGAGACCGGGGTTCCCAGCGCGGTGTGGGTGGTCACGGCCAACGGTCGTTTCACGATCGCGGCCTATGCGGCGCCGAAGACCACAGGGCTCTGGCGTGAGGTTGCCGGTGAGCTGGCCGAATCGCTGCGCAAGGACTCGGCCCAGGTCTCCATCAAGGATGGCCCGTGGGGTCGCGAAGTGATCGGTGTCGCCTCCGGCGTGGTGCGCTTCATCGGGGTCGACGGTTATCGGTGGATGGTCCGCTGCGTCGCAAACGGCCCGCAGGAGACCATCGACGCGCTGACCGAGGAGGCCCGAGAGGCGTTGGCAGACACCGTGGTTCGCCGTGGCGACACGCCGCTGCCGGTGCGGACGCCGTTGCCGGTGCAGCTGCCCGAGCCGATGGTGCAGCAGCTGCGGGAGGCCGCGGCCGGGCGTCAAGCCGAGGTGCAACGCCAAGCCAATGAGCCGGCCGCGCGCCGCGGCGCCCAAGGATCGGCGATGCAGCAGTTGCGCAGCACCACCGGCGGCTAG
- the dut gene encoding dUTP diphosphatase, which translates to MSTTMAVVRLDPGLPLPSRAHHGDAGVDLYSAEDVELAPGQRALVPTGLAVAIPFGMVGLVHPRSGLAARVGLSIVNSPGTIDAGYRGEIKVALINLDPSTPITVHRGDRIAQLLVQRVELVELIEVSSFDEAGLAETSRGDGGHGSSGGHACL; encoded by the coding sequence GTGTCGACCACTATGGCCGTTGTCCGCCTCGACCCCGGGCTGCCACTGCCCAGCCGCGCTCACCACGGCGACGCCGGGGTTGATCTCTACAGCGCCGAAGACGTCGAACTGGCACCCGGCCAGCGTGCCCTGGTACCCACGGGCCTTGCCGTCGCCATCCCGTTCGGCATGGTCGGGCTGGTGCACCCGCGCTCGGGATTGGCCGCGCGGGTTGGACTTTCGATCGTCAACAGTCCGGGCACCATCGACGCCGGCTATCGCGGCGAGATCAAGGTCGCGCTGATCAACCTCGACCCGAGCACGCCGATCACGGTGCACCGCGGCGACCGTATCGCCCAGTTGCTGGTGCAGCGGGTGGAGCTGGTCGAGCTGATCGAGGTCTCGTCCTTCGACGAGGCGGGGCTGGCAGAGACATCCCGTGGCGACGGTGGTCACGGTTCCTCCGGCGGACATGCGTGTCTGTGA
- a CDS encoding DUF3093 domain-containing protein, which translates to MSGTHVAPHSVRYRERLWVPWWWWPLGLALAALIAMEVNQGVPALPDWLPFATLFIVAAATLLWLGRVEIRVVAVGGVVELWAADAHLPVTVIARSAEIARTAKSAALGRQLDPAAFVLHRAWVGPMILVVLDDPDDPTPYWLVSCRHPERALSALRN; encoded by the coding sequence ATGTCCGGTACGCACGTCGCGCCGCACAGCGTGCGATACCGCGAGCGACTGTGGGTGCCATGGTGGTGGTGGCCACTGGGCTTAGCGCTGGCGGCGCTCATCGCGATGGAAGTCAACCAGGGTGTTCCCGCCTTACCCGATTGGCTACCATTCGCCACGCTGTTCATCGTCGCGGCCGCGACCCTGCTGTGGCTGGGCCGTGTCGAAATCCGGGTCGTCGCCGTCGGGGGCGTCGTCGAACTCTGGGCCGCCGATGCCCATCTACCGGTCACCGTGATCGCTCGATCCGCCGAAATCGCGCGCACCGCCAAGTCCGCGGCGCTGGGCCGCCAGCTTGACCCGGCGGCCTTTGTCCTGCACCGCGCCTGGGTCGGGCCCATGATCCTGGTCGTCCTCGACGACCCCGACGATCCGACGCCGTACTGGCTGGTGAGCTGCCGTCACCCGGAGCGAGCGCTGTCGGCTTTGCGCAACTGA
- a CDS encoding DUF4193 domain-containing protein has translation MPTDYDAPRRSEADDVSEDSLEELKARRNEAASAVVDVDESESAESFELPGADLSGEELSVRVIPKQADEFTCSSCFLVHHRSRLASEKNGVMICTDCAA, from the coding sequence ATGCCTACCGACTATGACGCTCCACGGCGCTCCGAGGCGGATGACGTCTCGGAGGATTCGCTGGAGGAGCTCAAAGCGCGACGGAACGAGGCGGCGTCGGCCGTGGTCGACGTGGACGAATCCGAATCCGCTGAGTCTTTCGAACTGCCCGGCGCCGACTTGTCCGGCGAAGAGCTGTCAGTGCGCGTGATTCCCAAGCAGGCCGATGAGTTCACCTGCTCGAGCTGTTTTCTGGTGCACCACCGCAGCAGGCTGGCCAGCGAGAAAAACGGCGTGATGATCTGTACCGATTGCGCGGCCTGA
- the cei gene encoding envelope integrity protein Cei — MVAHITEGTAFDKHGRPFRRRNPRPAIIVAILLSVVTGVVWTVALTRPADVREVATCNPPPQLAGSVPTTLGEKVSRGEMTDVIPAKLGDTKIHVLNASGRGGQAADIAGALQDLGFAQPTAANDPIYAGTRLNCQGQIRFGTAGQATAAAVWLVAPCTELYHDGRADDSVDLALGADFTTLAHNDDIDAVLASLRPGATAPTDPALVSKVHANSC, encoded by the coding sequence GTGGTCGCACACATCACCGAGGGCACCGCCTTTGACAAGCACGGCAGGCCATTTCGGCGACGCAACCCGCGCCCCGCCATCATCGTTGCGATCCTCTTGTCGGTGGTGACCGGCGTGGTGTGGACCGTTGCGCTGACCCGCCCGGCGGATGTCCGCGAGGTGGCGACATGCAACCCGCCACCACAGCTGGCCGGATCGGTGCCGACCACGCTTGGCGAGAAGGTGTCGCGCGGCGAAATGACCGACGTCATACCCGCCAAACTCGGCGACACCAAAATCCACGTCCTCAACGCCAGCGGCCGGGGCGGTCAAGCCGCCGACATCGCCGGCGCGCTGCAGGATCTGGGCTTCGCCCAGCCCACCGCCGCCAACGACCCGATCTATGCCGGCACCCGATTGAACTGCCAAGGCCAGATCCGCTTCGGTACCGCCGGGCAGGCCACCGCGGCCGCGGTGTGGCTGGTGGCGCCGTGCACCGAGCTGTACCACGACGGCCGCGCCGATGACTCCGTGGACCTGGCGCTGGGCGCAGACTTCACCACGCTGGCGCACAACGACGACATCGACGCCGTGCTCGCCAGCCTGCGCCCCGGTGCCACCGCGCCCACAGACCCCGCGCTGGTGTCCAAGGTGCACGCCAACTCCTGCTGA
- a CDS encoding inositol monophosphatase family protein, with protein sequence MIRPDNDPAGLRSVAESLAGEAAAYVRCRRTEVFGPDRGAASRAVRAKSTPTDPVTVVDTETERLLRARLAQLRPADPILGEEGGGPADAAHRGAAPDGTVTWVLDPIDGTVNFVYGIPAYAVSVAAQVGGVSVAGAVADVVAGRLYSAAAGLGAHVTDGQGTHSLRCSGVHVLSMALLGTGFGYSTRRRTTQAALLAGLLPVVRDVRRIGSAALDLCMVAGGQLDAYYEHGLQVWDCAAGALIAAEAGARVVLPAPTASGAGLVVAAAPGIADELLAALQRLDGLEPIPD encoded by the coding sequence GTGATACGACCTGACAACGACCCTGCGGGGCTGCGTTCCGTGGCCGAATCGCTGGCCGGCGAGGCCGCCGCGTACGTGCGCTGTCGACGCACCGAGGTGTTCGGCCCCGATCGGGGCGCCGCAAGCCGCGCGGTCCGCGCCAAGAGCACCCCGACCGATCCGGTGACTGTGGTCGACACCGAAACCGAACGGCTGCTGCGGGCTCGGTTGGCTCAACTTCGGCCAGCGGACCCGATCCTCGGGGAGGAGGGTGGCGGGCCCGCCGATGCTGCCCACCGTGGGGCCGCCCCCGATGGCACGGTCACCTGGGTGCTCGACCCCATCGACGGCACGGTGAATTTCGTCTACGGCATCCCGGCCTACGCGGTGTCGGTAGCGGCCCAGGTGGGCGGGGTGTCGGTGGCCGGCGCGGTCGCCGACGTGGTCGCCGGCAGGCTCTATTCGGCCGCCGCCGGCCTGGGTGCGCACGTCACCGACGGGCAGGGGACCCATTCATTGCGGTGTAGCGGCGTCCACGTGCTGTCGATGGCGCTGCTGGGAACCGGTTTCGGGTACTCGACACGGCGCCGCACCACCCAGGCCGCGCTGTTGGCCGGGCTGCTGCCGGTGGTCCGCGACGTACGTCGGATCGGTTCGGCGGCATTGGATTTGTGCATGGTCGCGGGTGGGCAGCTGGACGCCTACTACGAACACGGGCTGCAGGTGTGGGATTGCGCCGCGGGCGCGTTGATCGCCGCCGAGGCTGGGGCCCGGGTGGTGTTGCCCGCGCCGACCGCCAGCGGCGCCGGCTTGGTGGTTGCCGCCGCCCCCGGAATCGCCGACGAGCTGCTGGCGGCCCTGCAACGACTCGACGGCCTGGAACCGATCCCCGACTGA
- the ppgK gene encoding polyphosphate--glucose phosphotransferase produces MTSAGPETKPASRTTGAPQRCGFGIDVGGSGIKGGIVDLETGQLIGDRIKLLTPQPATPSAVAKTIAEVVNGFGWTGPLGVTYPGVVTHGVARTAANVDKSWIGTNARDVISAELDGQPVTILNDADAAGLAEERYGAGRNQSGLVVLLTFGTGIGSALIHNGTLIPNTEFGHLEVGGKEAEERAASSVKERNEWSYPRWAKQVTRVLVTIENAIWPDLFIAGGGISRKADKWIHLLQNRTPVVPAALQNTAGIVGAAMAAAAEVTR; encoded by the coding sequence ATGACCAGCGCCGGCCCCGAGACCAAACCCGCATCACGCACAACCGGGGCGCCGCAGCGTTGCGGATTCGGCATCGATGTCGGCGGCAGCGGGATCAAGGGCGGAATCGTCGACCTGGAGACCGGACAGTTGATCGGCGACCGGATCAAGCTGCTGACCCCTCAACCGGCCACCCCGTCGGCGGTGGCCAAGACCATCGCCGAGGTCGTCAACGGATTCGGATGGACCGGTCCGCTCGGGGTGACCTATCCCGGCGTTGTCACCCACGGCGTCGCCCGCACAGCGGCCAACGTGGACAAGTCATGGATCGGGACCAACGCGCGCGATGTCATCAGCGCCGAGCTGGACGGCCAGCCGGTGACGATTCTCAACGATGCCGATGCCGCCGGGCTTGCCGAAGAGCGCTACGGCGCCGGCAGGAACCAATCAGGCTTGGTTGTGCTGCTCACCTTCGGAACCGGAATCGGGTCCGCGCTCATCCACAACGGGACGCTGATACCCAACACCGAGTTCGGGCATCTCGAGGTCGGCGGTAAGGAGGCCGAGGAACGGGCCGCTTCTTCGGTCAAAGAGCGGAACGAGTGGAGCTACCCGAGGTGGGCGAAGCAGGTGACCAGGGTGCTGGTCACCATCGAAAACGCGATCTGGCCGGATCTGTTCATCGCCGGCGGCGGCATCAGCCGCAAGGCCGACAAATGGATTCATCTGCTACAGAACCGCACCCCGGTGGTGCCCGCCGCGCTGCAGAACACCGCCGGGATAGTGGGTGCCGCGATGGCCGCTGCCGCCGAGGTGACGCGCTGA